From the Sphingomonas aliaeris genome, one window contains:
- a CDS encoding XrtA/PEP-CTERM system exopolysaccharide export protein: MAATTLSACASSGGRTELPPASFVATQEQPGEEYVIGPLDQLQVFVWRNPELSSDVQVRPDGRITTPLISDMPAVGKTPAMLADDLKIALGEYIKDPIVSVIVKNFSGTFSQQVRIVGATEKPASIPYRANMTVLDAMIAVGGLSQYAAGNKARLVRYDRGTGKQVEYNLKLSSLLKSGDSRANVRLAPGDVIIIPESMF, from the coding sequence ATGGCCGCCACCACCTTGTCGGCATGCGCCAGCAGTGGCGGTCGTACCGAGCTTCCGCCCGCCAGCTTCGTAGCGACTCAGGAACAGCCGGGCGAGGAGTATGTCATCGGCCCGCTCGACCAGTTGCAGGTCTTTGTGTGGCGCAATCCGGAACTGTCGTCCGACGTCCAGGTGCGGCCGGACGGACGTATCACCACCCCGTTGATCAGCGATATGCCAGCCGTCGGCAAGACCCCGGCGATGCTCGCGGACGACCTGAAGATCGCGCTGGGCGAGTATATCAAGGATCCGATCGTATCGGTGATCGTCAAGAATTTCAGCGGGACGTTCAGCCAACAGGTGCGCATCGTCGGCGCCACGGAGAAGCCGGCATCGATCCCGTACCGCGCCAATATGACCGTGCTGGACGCGATGATCGCCGTCGGCGGTCTCAGCCAATATGCCGCGGGCAACAAGGCGCGGCTCGTCCGCTACGATCGTGGTACCGGCAAGCAGGTCGAATATAATCTCAAGCTTTCCAGCCTGTTGAAGAGCGGGGACTCGCGGGCGAACGTCCGGCTCGCACCGGGTGACGTGATCATCATCCCGGAAAGCATGTTCTGA
- a CDS encoding XrtA system polysaccharide chain length determinant: protein MSGIYDEVRVMLHAIWRRRWLAMAVAWAIAIVGWLFVSQIPNTYESTARVVVQMQSILPSAVGITTADQQKDVDRVRQTLTSAVNLEKVVRGTDLAATVQTDRDVADRVAGLQKAITITAQQDNLFEITARGGSPKITRAIVQKLIDIFVEENLAGDRDETSQSLRFLDAQLEQRQKQLQDAESKRTDFQNRYLGSLPGTGSLTDRMGTARSAMAQVESDLAAAQSSLAAVNGQMAGTSPTIAGAPGTVTSGPARARLSAIQGQIADARSRGFTDNHPDMIALKSQLVAATAAARNEPAGSAGAGGASANPLYLSFRSMQADKQAQVAALSMRKAQLQGDLDTINSKLAGDPAVAAEQGQIERNYAVLKDQYDKLLADREDIKLRGQAQTQTDSIKFTVIDPPSAPRVPSAPNRPMLLTGVLIVAIGGGIGAAFALGQLRTTFATAARLERATGMTVIGSIGEAVTQVQIAARRRNLMYFGGGAAALGAAYVALLGVEMVSRGLAA, encoded by the coding sequence ATGAGCGGTATTTACGACGAGGTTCGCGTGATGCTGCACGCGATCTGGCGACGGCGCTGGCTGGCAATGGCGGTCGCATGGGCGATCGCGATCGTCGGCTGGCTGTTCGTTTCGCAGATACCCAATACATACGAATCGACGGCGCGCGTCGTCGTCCAGATGCAGTCGATCCTGCCATCGGCGGTCGGCATCACCACTGCCGACCAGCAGAAGGATGTCGATCGTGTTCGTCAGACTCTGACGTCCGCCGTCAATCTGGAAAAGGTCGTGCGCGGCACCGATCTGGCCGCGACGGTCCAGACAGATCGTGACGTCGCGGACCGAGTGGCCGGGCTGCAAAAGGCGATCACGATCACCGCGCAGCAGGACAATCTGTTCGAGATCACGGCCAGGGGCGGAAGCCCGAAGATCACACGTGCCATCGTCCAGAAGCTTATCGATATCTTCGTCGAGGAGAATTTGGCGGGCGACCGTGACGAGACCAGCCAATCACTGCGCTTTCTCGATGCGCAATTGGAGCAACGGCAGAAGCAATTGCAGGATGCCGAATCCAAGCGCACCGACTTCCAGAACCGCTATCTCGGGTCGCTGCCCGGCACGGGGTCGCTGACCGATCGCATGGGCACGGCCCGCAGTGCGATGGCCCAGGTCGAAAGCGATCTCGCCGCCGCACAATCGAGCCTCGCCGCAGTGAACGGGCAGATGGCGGGAACATCGCCGACGATCGCCGGCGCGCCGGGCACGGTGACCAGCGGTCCGGCACGTGCGCGGTTGTCTGCGATCCAGGGCCAGATCGCCGATGCCCGTTCGCGGGGCTTTACCGACAATCATCCCGACATGATCGCACTGAAAAGCCAGTTGGTCGCGGCGACCGCCGCTGCGCGCAACGAACCGGCTGGGTCCGCGGGGGCGGGCGGCGCTTCGGCAAATCCCTTGTATCTGTCGTTCCGATCGATGCAGGCCGACAAGCAGGCGCAGGTCGCCGCGCTTTCGATGCGCAAGGCGCAGTTGCAGGGCGATCTGGACACGATCAACTCGAAGCTGGCTGGCGATCCTGCGGTTGCTGCCGAACAGGGGCAGATCGAACGCAACTATGCCGTGCTGAAGGATCAGTACGACAAGTTGCTCGCCGATCGCGAGGACATCAAGCTGCGCGGGCAAGCGCAGACGCAGACGGACTCGATCAAGTTCACGGTCATCGACCCGCCCAGCGCGCCGCGTGTGCCTAGCGCGCCAAACCGCCCGATGCTGCTGACGGGCGTATTGATCGTCGCGATCGGCGGGGGGATCGGCGCCGCCTTCGCTCTCGGCCAGTTGCGAACGACGTTCGCGACGGCCGCCCGGCTGGAACGCGCGACCGGGATGACGGTGATCGGATCGATCGGCGAAGCCGTCACGCAGGTGCAGATCGCGGCCCGTCGTCGCAACCTGATGTATTTCGGTGGCGGCGCGGCGGCGCTCGGTGCCGCCTATGTGGCGCTGCTCGGCGTCGAGATGGTTTCGCGGGGGCTTGCGGCGTGA
- a CDS encoding AAA family ATPase, translated as MRKIKSSLLERAAEVYDFDAHLRVPGVPGSDGSVIGTVFDGEPSPVPPVVFAAPSPLRASGGVAIDRAMLEDKGLLVPGAAIGALAEEFRQVKRQMLNTARAVRSGDAEGAHDLARTILICSAKPDEGKTYCAVNLAISMAAERDTEVLLIDADFAKPDVMKRLGLRDSVGLLDALGDPRIDVESCVVRTDIPQLSLLPAGTKTNQDTELLASDRTRELIVQLLAADPRRILIFDSPPALAASPASVLAAEVGQVLIVVRADSTVDGDLREAVAELDACEHIQLILNAVSFNPGGRRYGDYYAQGEAK; from the coding sequence ATGCGCAAGATCAAGTCTTCGCTGCTCGAACGCGCGGCAGAGGTCTACGACTTCGATGCTCATCTGCGCGTGCCGGGCGTTCCAGGCTCCGACGGGTCGGTGATCGGCACTGTGTTCGATGGTGAACCTTCGCCAGTTCCGCCTGTGGTCTTCGCTGCACCATCGCCCCTCCGCGCGTCCGGCGGGGTCGCGATCGATCGGGCCATGCTCGAAGACAAGGGCTTGCTTGTTCCGGGCGCCGCAATTGGTGCGCTGGCGGAAGAGTTTCGCCAGGTGAAGCGTCAGATGCTCAACACGGCACGCGCCGTTCGGTCGGGCGATGCCGAGGGCGCGCACGATCTCGCGCGTACGATCCTCATCTGCTCTGCGAAGCCGGACGAGGGCAAGACCTATTGTGCGGTCAATCTGGCGATCTCGATGGCGGCGGAACGCGACACCGAAGTGCTGTTGATCGATGCCGATTTCGCCAAGCCCGACGTCATGAAGCGGCTCGGCTTGCGCGATAGCGTCGGATTGCTGGATGCGCTGGGCGATCCGCGGATCGACGTCGAAAGCTGCGTCGTGCGGACGGATATCCCTCAGCTCAGCCTGTTGCCGGCCGGTACGAAGACCAACCAGGACACGGAATTGCTCGCCAGCGACCGGACGCGCGAGTTGATCGTGCAACTGCTCGCCGCCGATCCGCGCCGGATCCTGATCTTCGACTCGCCACCCGCTTTGGCCGCGTCGCCCGCCTCCGTCCTCGCGGCCGAGGTCGGACAGGTGTTGATCGTCGTTCGCGCCGACAGCACGGTCGACGGCGATCTGCGCGAAGCGGTCGCCGAACTGGATGCATGCGAGCATATCCAACTGATCCTGAATGCAGTGTCGTTCAATCCCGGCGGCCGCCGCTACGGCGATTATTACGCGCAGGGCGAGGCCAAGTGA
- a CDS encoding XrtA/PEP-CTERM system-associated ATPase: MYDDHYGLTGRPFQLTPDPRFWFETATHRKAMAYLGYGLSQGEGFIVITGDVGAGKTTLVGHLMATVDRERLNVIKIVSTQIEADDLLRLVADGLNIDSDGLAKAQLLTAIERGLHATARAGKRTLLIVDESQALPVSSLEELRMLSNFQAGGHALLQIFLLGQPEFRERLHGSDRLEQLRQRVIAMHHLDPMGAEEVEPYMVHRLSLVGWAGNPRFTPDAFRALYDATDGVPRRLNQLAGRVLLFGAIEQLGTIDHEVVAEVLADMAADTPSTTQNVILPTSNLREVEPLQSRSATIVENEPAIVADGQPESVESEDGTSVVYQEFSPTGRIAALEARIENQEEALRRVLTLLVDWVEHDPRSETAFVAMAG; encoded by the coding sequence ATGTACGACGACCATTATGGCCTGACCGGACGACCGTTTCAATTGACGCCCGATCCGCGTTTCTGGTTCGAGACCGCGACGCACCGCAAGGCGATGGCGTATCTCGGCTACGGCCTGTCGCAGGGCGAGGGCTTTATCGTCATCACCGGCGATGTCGGGGCGGGCAAGACGACGCTGGTCGGGCACCTCATGGCGACGGTCGATCGCGAACGGCTGAACGTCATCAAGATCGTCTCGACGCAGATCGAGGCAGACGATCTGCTGCGGCTGGTGGCGGACGGGCTGAACATTGATTCCGATGGTCTGGCCAAGGCGCAACTGCTCACCGCGATCGAACGTGGGCTGCACGCGACGGCGCGTGCGGGCAAGCGCACGCTGCTGATCGTCGATGAATCACAGGCGCTGCCGGTCTCCTCGCTGGAAGAGTTGCGGATGCTGTCCAACTTCCAGGCGGGCGGGCATGCGCTGTTGCAGATATTCCTGCTCGGCCAGCCCGAATTTCGCGAGCGGCTTCATGGCTCCGACCGACTGGAGCAGCTTCGTCAGCGCGTGATTGCGATGCATCATCTCGATCCGATGGGCGCGGAAGAGGTCGAGCCCTATATGGTTCACCGCCTGTCGCTGGTCGGCTGGGCCGGCAATCCGCGGTTCACGCCGGATGCGTTCCGTGCGCTGTACGATGCGACCGATGGCGTCCCGCGCCGGCTGAACCAGTTGGCTGGCCGCGTCCTGCTGTTCGGTGCGATCGAGCAACTCGGCACAATCGATCACGAAGTCGTAGCCGAGGTACTCGCGGATATGGCGGCCGATACGCCATCCACGACCCAGAATGTGATCCTGCCGACGTCTAATCTGCGCGAGGTCGAACCGCTGCAAAGCCGGTCTGCTACGATCGTCGAGAACGAACCCGCCATCGTCGCCGACGGCCAACCTGAGTCAGTGGAGAGCGAGGATGGAACGAGCGTGGTATATCAGGAATTCTCGCCCACGGGACGTATCGCGGCGCTGGAAGCACGGATAGAAAATCAGGAAGAAGCGCTGCGGCGTGTCCTGACGTTGCTGGTCGATTGGGTCGAACATGATCCGCGCAGCGAAACCGCTTTCGTCGCGATGGCCGGCTGA
- a CDS encoding XrtA system polysaccharide deacetylase encodes MRHALSVDVEDWFQVGAFEKVIDKADWETLERRVERNTDAVLGLFSETGVKATFFTLGWVAERHPALIRRIADAGHEIASHGWDHQRVFTMDAATFRADLARARKVLEDAGGQAVTGYRAPSFSIDARTPWAHVELAEAGYTYSSSVAPLKHDHYGWPEAPRYAFRPLADADLLEVPVTVADLAGRRMATGGGFFRLLPSALMNFAVGQVSGDGQPAVFYFHPWEIDPGQPRVLNAPLRSKVRHYSRLGAMSGKLRELIRRHDWGRMDDVVAAARSRLQ; translated from the coding sequence ATGCGCCATGCGCTCTCCGTGGATGTCGAGGACTGGTTCCAGGTCGGCGCCTTCGAAAAGGTCATCGACAAGGCCGATTGGGAAACGCTGGAACGGCGCGTGGAGCGCAATACCGACGCGGTGCTTGGACTGTTCAGCGAGACCGGCGTCAAGGCGACGTTCTTCACCCTGGGCTGGGTCGCGGAACGTCATCCCGCGCTGATCCGCCGGATCGCGGACGCAGGACACGAAATCGCCAGCCACGGTTGGGATCACCAGCGCGTCTTCACGATGGACGCGGCGACGTTCCGGGCCGATCTGGCGCGGGCGCGCAAGGTGCTGGAGGATGCGGGCGGGCAGGCGGTGACCGGCTACCGCGCGCCAAGCTTCTCGATCGACGCGCGAACGCCCTGGGCGCATGTCGAACTGGCCGAGGCCGGCTATACCTATTCGTCCAGCGTCGCCCCGCTCAAGCATGATCATTATGGCTGGCCCGAGGCACCGCGCTATGCGTTCCGCCCGCTGGCCGACGCCGATCTGCTGGAGGTGCCGGTGACGGTCGCCGATCTGGCGGGGCGTCGTATGGCGACCGGGGGCGGTTTTTTCCGCCTCCTGCCATCCGCGCTGATGAACTTCGCGGTGGGACAGGTGTCCGGCGACGGCCAGCCGGCAGTGTTCTATTTTCATCCGTGGGAGATCGATCCGGGCCAGCCGCGTGTCCTCAACGCGCCCCTGCGATCGAAGGTGCGGCACTACAGCCGCTTGGGGGCGATGTCGGGCAAGCTGCGCGAGCTTATCCGTCGCCACGACTGGGGCCGGATGGATGACGTCGTCGCTGCCGCCCGGTCGCGTCTGCAATGA
- a CDS encoding FemAB family XrtA/PEP-CTERM system-associated protein, whose amino-acid sequence MNMMHLDVPLTLRFADLNCDGERARIDAWVRAQAGATPFHLPAWSVAVARACGHISHTLIAERSDNSLAGLLPMTEISSPLFGRALVSNGFAVDGGILTTEPNAIRQLGEAAWALAQELRCPTLELRGGPAEGTEWLRDEGNYLGFVRDLAANDDTELLAVPRKQRAEVRKSLASDLEVTVGRDAAAARAHYAVYAQSVRNLGTPVFPAQLFREVLSEFGEDADILTVKANGTPHASVLTLYFNGTAYPYWGGGTSDARSLRANDRMYFALMSHARARGCTRFDFGRSKVGTGPAAYKKNWGFAGTPLSYAKRAAAGQAPREINPLDPRYALKIAAWKKLPLWVANAVGPHIAKGLG is encoded by the coding sequence ATGAACATGATGCATCTGGACGTTCCATTGACGTTGCGGTTCGCGGATCTGAATTGCGACGGCGAACGCGCGCGGATCGACGCCTGGGTGCGCGCACAAGCAGGCGCGACTCCTTTCCACCTCCCGGCATGGAGTGTCGCAGTTGCGCGTGCATGCGGCCACATCAGCCATACGCTGATCGCAGAACGCTCGGACAACAGCCTCGCGGGGCTGCTGCCGATGACCGAAATATCGTCCCCTCTTTTCGGCCGCGCCTTGGTGTCGAACGGGTTTGCAGTCGATGGCGGTATCCTGACGACGGAGCCGAATGCGATCCGCCAGTTGGGCGAAGCGGCGTGGGCGCTGGCGCAGGAACTGCGCTGCCCCACGCTCGAACTGCGCGGCGGCCCGGCGGAGGGCACGGAGTGGTTGCGGGACGAAGGCAATTACCTTGGTTTCGTCCGCGACCTTGCGGCCAACGACGATACGGAACTGCTCGCCGTTCCCCGCAAGCAGCGCGCCGAAGTTCGCAAGAGTCTCGCCTCCGACCTGGAAGTAACGGTCGGCCGCGACGCCGCGGCGGCACGCGCCCATTACGCCGTATACGCGCAGTCTGTTCGCAATCTGGGCACACCCGTCTTTCCCGCACAACTGTTCCGCGAGGTGCTCTCCGAGTTCGGCGAGGATGCGGACATCCTGACGGTCAAGGCGAACGGCACGCCACACGCAAGCGTCCTGACGTTATACTTCAATGGCACCGCATATCCCTATTGGGGCGGCGGGACATCCGATGCGCGGTCCCTGCGTGCCAATGACCGCATGTATTTCGCCTTGATGAGCCATGCCCGGGCGCGCGGCTGCACCCGCTTCGACTTCGGGCGGTCGAAAGTCGGCACCGGACCCGCCGCGTACAAGAAGAACTGGGGTTTTGCCGGTACCCCGCTGAGCTATGCGAAGCGCGCCGCGGCTGGACAGGCCCCGAGAGAGATCAATCCGCTCGACCCACGCTACGCGTTGAAGATCGCGGCATGGAAGAAACTGCCCTTATGGGTGGCCAACGCGGTCGGGCCGCATATCGCAAAGGGCCTCGGCTGA
- a CDS encoding TIGR03087 family PEP-CTERM/XrtA system glycosyltransferase, translating into MSDILFLAHRVPYPPDRGDKIRGFNVLKFLAARKRVHLVAFADDRRDMGSDSGLTDHTSIIWRGKSRAVAALQAMLTNRPVSLAAFDDDAVRAAVSTVLTTHDIDTIYVFSSQMAQYVPTDTTARVVMDFVDMDSAKFAGYGRTQAGPMGWLMRREGRLLGTYEAKVAARADASLFVSDAEAALFRDQTGAERVFAIENGIDTDTFDPDASFVPIDLPPRTIVFTGQMDYRPNVEAVTWFADEILPLVRKSYPDAGFAIVGRAPTDAVKALGKRPGILVTGEVTDVRGWLAAAAAIVAPLKLARGVQNKVLEAMAMARPIVASAPAAEGIDHADTIAVGETAEEIATQIIAILSDPDAARVRGMAARRQVMQRYGWDARLSPLTALLAQAIGPRAHRDAA; encoded by the coding sequence ATGAGTGATATTCTCTTCCTTGCCCACCGGGTGCCCTATCCGCCCGATCGGGGCGACAAGATCCGCGGCTTCAACGTCCTGAAGTTCCTGGCGGCGCGCAAACGCGTGCACCTCGTCGCGTTCGCCGACGATCGCCGGGACATGGGTAGCGACAGCGGGCTGACCGATCACACCAGTATCATCTGGCGAGGAAAATCGCGTGCCGTGGCCGCGTTGCAGGCGATGCTGACCAACCGACCGGTCTCGCTCGCGGCATTCGACGACGACGCGGTCCGCGCGGCGGTTTCGACGGTGCTGACGACACACGACATCGACACGATCTACGTCTTCTCCAGCCAGATGGCGCAATACGTGCCAACCGATACGACAGCGCGCGTCGTCATGGATTTCGTCGATATGGATTCCGCCAAATTCGCCGGTTACGGCCGTACCCAGGCGGGGCCGATGGGCTGGCTGATGCGACGCGAGGGGCGGCTGCTCGGTACCTATGAGGCAAAGGTCGCTGCACGAGCGGATGCCAGCCTGTTCGTCAGCGACGCGGAAGCAGCGTTGTTCCGCGACCAGACCGGAGCGGAGAGGGTCTTCGCGATCGAAAACGGGATCGATACCGACACCTTCGATCCCGATGCCAGCTTCGTGCCGATCGACCTGCCGCCGCGTACGATCGTTTTCACGGGACAGATGGATTACCGTCCCAATGTCGAAGCGGTGACGTGGTTCGCCGATGAGATCTTGCCTCTGGTCCGCAAGAGCTATCCCGATGCCGGCTTCGCGATCGTCGGTCGCGCGCCGACCGACGCGGTCAAGGCGCTGGGCAAGCGTCCCGGCATCCTCGTCACTGGCGAAGTGACTGACGTTCGCGGCTGGCTCGCGGCGGCCGCGGCAATCGTCGCGCCGCTGAAACTTGCGCGCGGTGTCCAGAACAAGGTGCTGGAGGCGATGGCGATGGCACGTCCGATCGTGGCGTCCGCCCCGGCGGCGGAAGGCATTGACCATGCGGATACGATCGCCGTCGGCGAAACCGCAGAGGAAATTGCGACCCAGATCATCGCCATACTATCCGATCCCGATGCGGCCCGAGTTCGCGGTATGGCCGCGCGGCGGCAGGTGATGCAGCGTTATGGCTGGGACGCGCGGCTTTCGCCGTTGACTGCGCTGCTCGCCCAGGCGATCGGGCCGCGCGCGCACCGCGACGCCGCATGA
- the xrtA gene encoding exosortase A, whose protein sequence is MTIALPADRFAVSRTVTNWQRHLAVLAGTTMILLLLFRRDVGDLTHIWWTSTTFGHCLFVAPVIGWLVWQRRAQLAELKPTSWWPGVILVAVGGFGWLLGDAASVALARHLGLVLMLQGAVLTILGPIVARGLLFPLCYAIFMVPFGEGLESPLQTITVGMTMPLLHLFDVPATVDGVLITIPNGYFEVAEACSGAKFVIAMIAYGTLVANVCFVSWRRRAVFMVVALVVPVIANGLRAFGTIYAAHLTSVERATGLDHIVYGWIFFGLVMAAVIGIGWRWFDRAPDDPAFDPARAGAVPVRRTDLLLAAALTLTVAAIFPAWGGIVASRAQVLPRAIKLPQIAGWHRMPMSTRAPWSPYYPGADHFLIGRYGDVSGSAVDLAIAVYGDQREGKELVSFGTGVLRQDDIWLRVADLPDLAGGSTMRITAPGPVERQVATWYVIGTVVTQDERVVKLETLRAKLLGGPQRAVAVHVSSEFVPGMDARAAMARFVATLGPLDRLVDRIVGTPPSLHQ, encoded by the coding sequence ATGACGATCGCTCTCCCGGCGGATAGGTTCGCCGTTTCCCGGACGGTGACAAATTGGCAGCGTCACTTGGCCGTATTGGCTGGCACGACGATGATCCTGCTGCTGCTGTTCCGCAGGGATGTGGGTGACCTGACTCATATCTGGTGGACCAGCACGACGTTCGGGCACTGCCTGTTCGTCGCGCCGGTTATCGGCTGGCTCGTCTGGCAGCGTCGCGCGCAACTCGCGGAACTGAAGCCGACGTCCTGGTGGCCCGGCGTCATATTAGTCGCCGTGGGTGGGTTCGGCTGGCTTCTCGGCGATGCCGCAAGTGTCGCACTGGCCAGGCATCTGGGACTCGTCCTGATGCTTCAGGGGGCGGTGTTGACGATCCTCGGACCGATCGTCGCACGCGGTCTGCTCTTTCCACTCTGTTACGCCATTTTCATGGTGCCTTTCGGGGAAGGGCTGGAATCGCCGTTGCAGACGATCACCGTCGGCATGACGATGCCGCTGCTCCACCTTTTCGACGTGCCCGCCACCGTGGACGGCGTGCTGATCACGATCCCGAACGGCTATTTCGAGGTCGCGGAAGCATGTTCGGGCGCGAAGTTCGTCATCGCGATGATCGCCTATGGGACGCTCGTCGCGAACGTCTGCTTCGTGTCGTGGCGGCGGCGGGCGGTCTTCATGGTCGTGGCGCTTGTGGTTCCGGTGATCGCCAACGGCCTTCGCGCCTTCGGTACGATCTATGCCGCCCACCTGACATCGGTCGAGCGCGCGACGGGGCTCGACCACATCGTCTATGGCTGGATATTCTTCGGGCTGGTCATGGCGGCAGTGATCGGTATCGGCTGGCGCTGGTTCGATCGCGCGCCGGACGATCCCGCTTTCGATCCGGCAAGAGCGGGGGCCGTGCCTGTGCGGCGAACCGACCTGCTGCTTGCCGCCGCCCTGACCCTGACGGTTGCGGCAATATTCCCTGCATGGGGCGGCATCGTCGCAAGCCGCGCGCAGGTTTTGCCACGTGCAATAAAGCTGCCGCAGATAGCGGGTTGGCACCGCATGCCGATGAGCACCCGCGCCCCCTGGTCGCCATATTATCCCGGCGCTGATCATTTCCTGATCGGTCGCTACGGTGACGTAAGTGGTAGCGCGGTCGATCTTGCGATCGCCGTCTATGGCGATCAGCGGGAGGGCAAGGAACTAGTCTCCTTCGGCACCGGTGTGCTGCGTCAGGACGACATCTGGCTGCGGGTTGCGGACCTGCCCGATCTGGCTGGCGGGTCGACCATGCGCATCACTGCGCCCGGCCCGGTCGAGCGGCAGGTCGCCACATGGTATGTGATCGGCACTGTCGTCACGCAGGACGAACGCGTCGTGAAGCTGGAAACGTTGAGGGCGAAACTGCTCGGCGGCCCGCAACGCGCCGTTGCGGTGCACGTCTCGTCGGAATTCGTGCCGGGAATGGATGCGCGCGCCGCAATGGCCCGGTTCGTCGCGACACTCGGTCCGCTCGATCGACTGGTGGATCGAATCGTCGGTACGCCGCCGTCCCTGCACCAATAA
- a CDS encoding MAPEG family protein, which translates to MHSEILQPIVVLVGWTMVMWAYMVATRLPAMKAAGIDLSKVSGSKPGQLDAILPPKAQWPAHNYMHLMEQPTVFYASALVLAVAGVGNGINAWIAWAYVAFRIVHSIVQVTSNKISIRFVLFVLSSLTLIAQVLHAAIAVFH; encoded by the coding sequence ATGCATAGCGAGATTCTGCAGCCGATCGTCGTGCTCGTCGGCTGGACGATGGTCATGTGGGCGTACATGGTCGCGACCCGTCTCCCGGCGATGAAAGCCGCCGGCATCGATCTCTCGAAAGTGAGCGGCAGCAAGCCGGGCCAGCTTGATGCGATTCTGCCGCCCAAGGCGCAGTGGCCGGCGCACAATTATATGCACCTGATGGAACAGCCGACGGTGTTCTACGCCTCCGCGCTGGTCCTCGCCGTGGCTGGCGTCGGCAACGGCATCAATGCGTGGATCGCCTGGGCCTATGTGGCTTTCCGCATCGTCCACAGCATCGTGCAGGTCACGTCGAACAAGATCAGCATCCGGTTCGTGTTGTTCGTGCTATCCAGCCTCACGCTGATTGCGCAGGTGCTCCATGCGGCGATTGCCGTGTTCCACTAA
- a CDS encoding 1,9-bis(guanidino)-5-aza-nonane synthase: MTEPLNTNRKAELLSTTVEHIDITKFDARPIVDAMKKMSFTSRDLGRATDIYNQMLADPDCSIFLVIAGSTSAGGCMDLYAELLRNNMIDGVVATGATIVDMDFFEGLGHKHYQALEVPDDDTLRSLLIDRIYDTYIDEEQLQHVDHTIFEIAETLEPRPYSSREFIREMGKYLVEHGKKDNSLVKLAYEHDVPIFCPAFVDSSAGFGLVKHQVDRAKAGKPYMVLDAIADFRELTDIKIKAGTTGLLMIGGGVPKNFIQDTVVCAEILGHDDVQVHKYAVQITVADVRDGACSSSTLQEAASWGKVNTGIEQMVFAEAGSVMPLLASDAYHRGLWKDRAKRRWGASFD, from the coding sequence ATGACCGAACCCCTTAACACTAACCGCAAGGCGGAACTGCTTTCGACGACGGTCGAGCATATCGACATCACCAAGTTCGACGCCCGCCCCATTGTCGACGCGATGAAGAAGATGAGCTTCACCAGCCGCGACCTCGGCCGCGCGACGGACATCTACAACCAGATGCTCGCCGATCCGGATTGCTCGATCTTCCTCGTCATCGCCGGCTCGACATCGGCCGGCGGGTGCATGGACCTGTATGCGGAACTGCTGCGCAACAACATGATCGACGGCGTGGTCGCCACCGGAGCGACGATCGTCGACATGGATTTCTTCGAAGGCCTTGGCCACAAGCATTACCAAGCGCTGGAAGTGCCGGACGACGACACGCTGCGTTCGCTGCTGATCGATCGCATCTACGACACGTATATCGACGAAGAGCAGTTGCAGCACGTCGATCACACCATCTTCGAGATCGCAGAGACGCTGGAGCCGCGGCCCTATTCCAGCCGCGAGTTCATCCGCGAGATGGGCAAGTATCTGGTCGAGCATGGCAAGAAGGACAACAGCCTGGTCAAGCTCGCCTATGAGCATGACGTGCCGATCTTCTGCCCGGCGTTCGTCGATTCTTCGGCGGGCTTCGGCCTGGTCAAGCATCAGGTGGACCGCGCCAAAGCCGGCAAGCCGTACATGGTCCTCGACGCGATCGCCGACTTCCGCGAACTGACCGACATCAAGATCAAGGCCGGCACCACCGGCCTGCTGATGATCGGCGGCGGCGTGCCGAAGAACTTCATTCAGGATACTGTCGTCTGCGCCGAGATCCTGGGCCATGACGACGTGCAGGTGCACAAGTATGCGGTACAGATTACCGTCGCCGATGTGCGTGACGGCGCCTGCTCATCCTCGACGCTGCAGGAAGCGGCGTCGTGGGGCAAGGTGAACACCGGCATCGAACAGATGGTGTTCGCCGAGGCGGGGTCGGTCATGCCGCTGCTGGCATCCGACGCCTATCATCGCGGCCTGTGGAAGGACCGTGCGAAGCGTCGCTGGGGCGCCAGCTTCGACTAA